Proteins encoded by one window of Anopheles maculipalpis chromosome 2RL, idAnoMacuDA_375_x, whole genome shotgun sequence:
- the LOC126566790 gene encoding SKI family transcriptional corepressor 1, with product AQIRTVYIYGQPIISLFVENQERLCLAQISSTLLKDFSYNEIHNRRVALGITCIQCTPVQLEILRRAGAMPASSRRCGMITRREAERLCKSFFGECSQPALPEGFAFSVYHECAWGCTGSFSPARYNSSRAKCIKCAYCSLFFSPNKFIFHSHRLSPHDKYVQPDAANFNSWRRHLKLQGSPAEKIIHAWEDVKAMFNGGTRKRYILSTARKYSGGGTPASSAAQSTAVSSSGGGTGGSTVSATTRASPPSSLEKPTPLVIMPTPTHAEPRQILPVLGGGIVVPKKEYSDLQPIDASYNSDSCSNSTSPFAHIPHLLSSNSSSVGGSSASTSAIRAGLPPSTPAPIGTPGSVASPVATPVMVVPAAVSTSSGGSPSAAVASTAAAAAAAAAAAAAMVSSHAAATSTVVTSSAAVAAANFGFKLSCLQPFAFNGIGHFPAMVPSTAGYLVPLLRPTNPKSISAAAMSAFKPVVRARKRYEEGESVGRHPITAPKEINLRLILVSGKTKEFLFSQTDSAGDIALTVFENWPDDWEAEAVAKAEILRLIYQGRFLHCNVTLGALGLPLGKTTVMHLVPRDNLPEPNSQDQRQKSKGGSSRCCSTSCCIL from the exons GCACAGATTCGTACGGTGTACATCTATGGACAACCCATCATTTCCCTGTTCGTCGAGAACCAGGAGCGGCTTTGTCTGGCACAGATTTCCAGCACGCTGCTGAAAGACTTTAGCTACAACGAAATTCACAACCGCCGCGTGGCGCTCGGGATCACCTGCATCCAGTGCACCCCGGTACAGCTCGAAATTCTTCGGCGGGCCGGTGCAATGCCCGCCTCGTCACGGCGCTGCGGTATGATCACACGTCGCGAAGCGGAACGTTTGTGCAAATCATTTTTCGGCGAATGCTCGCAACCGGCGCTGCCGGAAGGGTTTGCCTTCAGCGTGTACCACGAGTGTGCGTGGGGCTGCACCGGTTCATTCTCGCCCGCACGGTACAACTCGTCCCGGGCCAAGTGCATCAAGTGCGCGTACTGCAGCCTGTTCTTCTCGCCGAACAAATTCATCTTCCATTCGCATCGGCTCAGCCCGCACGATAAGTACGTGCAGCCGGATGCGGCAAACTTCAACTCATGGCGGCGCCACCTGAAGCTCCAGGGCAGCCCGGCGGAGAAGATCATACACGCCTGGGAAGACGTGAAGGCGATGTTTAATGGAGGTACGCGTAAGCGATACATTCTATCGACGGCTCGCAAGTACAGCGGTGGCGGTACGCCTGCATCTTCCGCCGCACAATCGACAGCAGTTTCTAGCagtggtggtggaactggaGGATCCACAGTGTCCGCGACGACTCGCGCATCTCCACCCTCCTCGCTAGAGAAGCCAACCCCTTTGGTGATAATGCCGACACCAACGCACGCCGAACCTCGGCAGATACTCCCCGTACTGGGCGGTGGTATTGTAGTGCCGAAAAAGGAGTACTCCGATCTGCAACCGATCGACGCAAGCTACAACAGTGAcagctgcagcaacagcacaagCCCCTTTGCTCACATTCCCCATCTGCTATCGAGCAACAGTTCCAGTGTTGGCGGTTCGTCGGCGTCGACGTCAGCAATTCGTGCAGGCCTGCCACCATCGACACCCGCTCCTATCGGTACGCCGGGAAGCGTTGCATCGCCGGTAGCAACTCCGGTAATGGTCGTTCCGGCAGCTGTATCAACATCGTCCGGTGGAAGTCCTTCGGCAGCGGTAGCATCAACGGCGGCTGCAGCGGCAGCggctgccgcagcagcagcagccatgGTTTCTAGTCATGCAGCGGCCACCTCCACCGTAGTAACTAGCTCGGCAGCCGTTGCGGCTGCTAACTTCGGTTTCAAGCTGTCCTGTCTGCAACCGTTCGCGTTCAACGGTATAGGCCACTTTCCGGCGATGGTTCCGAGCACGGCTGGATATCTGGTGCCACTGCTGCGTCCCACCAACCCGAAAAGCATCTCAGCGGCCGCTATGTCAGCGTTTAAGCCCGTAGTTAGGGCGAGGAAAAGGTATGAAGAAGGTGAATCGGTTGGTCGACATCCGATCACAGCCCCGAAGGAA ATAAACCTGCGGCTAATACTCGTCAGTGGCAAGACGAAAGAATTCCTCTTCAGTCAAACGGACTCGGCCGGAGACATAGCACTCACAGTGTTTGAAAATTGGCCCGATG ACTGGGAAGCGGAAGCGGTAGCAAAGGCAGAAATCTTAAGACTAATCTACCAGGGACGCTTTCTACACTGCAACGTAACGTTAGGAGCGCTGGGGCTACCATTAGGCAAAACCACGGTGATGCATTTGGTACCGCGTGATAATTTACCCGAGCCAAACTCACAGG ACCAGCGACAGAAGAGCAAAGGCGGTTCCAGTAGATGTTGTTCCACGAGTTGTTGTATACTGTAA